The nucleotide sequence TTGCTCGAGCATCGATTATTAAGCGTTACTCTAGTGTCAAAATAACTCAGTTTAGGAAAAAGTATGAAAAAAGTATTTATTGTAGGTGCTAAGCGAACGGCGCTTGGTAGTTTTGGCGGAACACTTGCTTCAGTCCCTGCTCACCAACTTGGTGGGGAAGCCATTAAAGCAGCATTGGCACAGTCTCAAGTTTTACCAGAGTATCTTGATGAAGTGATTGTCGGTAACGTACTCAGTGCAGGTCAAGGAATGGGACCTGGTAGACAAGCGTCTCGCTATGCGGGAGTTCCTGATACAATTCCGGCTTATACCCTCAATATGATCTGCGGCAGCGGTATGAAAGTGGTTATCGAAGCTGCGACAAAGATTAAAGCTGGAGATGCTGATCTTATTGTTGCTGCGGGTATGGAGAACATGTCTAGTGCTCCCTATCTACTAAGTAGCAATAATCGCTTCGGTAGCAAGATGGGCAATCAAGAGCTTACCGACTCGATGATAAACGATGGTCTCACTGACGTCTTTAATCAGTATCACATGGGTGTTACTGCTGAAAATATCGCTAGCAAGTATGAGATCACTCGCGAGCAACAAGATGAATTTGCACTTCGCAGTCAGCAACGAGCATGTGCAGCAATTGAATCAGGCCGCTTCAAAGATGAGATAGTCCCAATTGAAGTGACACAGCGCAGAAAAACCTTCACCTTTGATACCGACGAATACCCAAGAGCAGATGCCACCATTGAGAGCTTAGCCAAGCTAAGACCCGCTTTCAAAAAAGAGGGCTCGGTGACAGCTGGCAATTCGTCAGGGATCAATGATGGTGGGGTAGCATTCGTTATTGCCTCAGAAGAAGCGGTTAAAAAATACAACTTGCAGCCACTGGCTGAAATTACTAGCTATGGTCAAGGTGGGTTAGATCCAGCCTTTATGGGACTCGGTCCAGTACCCGCGATAAAGCAGGCGCTATCACGCGCGGATATGAAACTTAATCAGATTGAGTTATTCGAACTAAACGAAGCCTTTGCAGCTCAAGCTATTGGAGTGATGCACGCTCTGAGTGAAGAGCATAACACTGAGCTATCTTGGTTTGATGATAAAACAAACCTCAATGGTGGAGCCATTGCACTTGGCCATCCTCTAGGCGCTTCTGGTGGTAGAGTATTGACAACCTTACTCTATGAACTTCAAAAGCAGGAGTTCACCTATGGACTGGCCTCTCTATGTATTGGCGGCGGCATGGGAACAGCAATCATTATTAAACGAGTCCTAAACAAGCTTGATAAATCATAATTTGCCCACACAAGTGCTATTAAAATGGAAAAAGGCTCAAGTTGAGCCTTTTTTATTATTTAGTATTTCATCACTATCGAACTTGATAAACACGATTACCTTTACCTCTACATATTAACTGTTATTATATACAGCATTATTTTCTTGCTTGTATATTCATGCTATCCGCAGACGTTAAAACACAGATCCGTTCAATATATAAAGATATTGCTGCAGCCTTACCAAACTTTCGTTCTAGACGTGAGCAAAACTATATCGTCGCCGAAATATCAAAAACACTGGCAGGCGAATACGACAAGCAAAGAAGAATCATCGTCGTAGAAGCTGGCACCGGAATTGGTAAGTCATTAGCCTATTTATTGGGCGCGATACCTTTAGCGCTTGCCAATAAGAAAAAGGTCTGCATAGCCACGGCAACGGTTGCGCTACAGGAACAGTTGCTGCACAAAGATCTGCCCTTTTTCCTTGCACAATCTGAGTTGAATTTTACTTTTGGTTTAGTCAAAGGTCGTCAAAGGTATGTCTGCCTTTCAAAGCTGCAGATGCTGATAGGCGCCGACGATGGCACCCAGATGGCGATGTGGCAAACAAAACCAGACACGAGTCAAATAGCACAATTACAAGCTTTGTTTAAGCAATACCATGAAGGTAAGTGGAACGGTGAACGTGACACCTTAACAGAACAACTCCCTGACCACATTTGGCAACAAATCGCCTGTGATAAGCACAGTTGTCATAAACAGCTCGCCAGTCATAGAAACTGTCCTTTCCATAAAGCCCGTGAAGATATCGACACCTGGGATGTGCTTATTGCCAACCACAGTTTGCTTTTTGCCGATCTTGAGTTGGGTGGAGGAGTGATACTGCCAGATCCTGAGGATCTCTATTATATCATCGATGAAGCCCATCACTTGCCCCAAGTCGCTAGGGACTTCTCCAGTGCTCAATCAACGTTGAGAGGGGCTATCGACTGGCTGGAAAAAATAGACAAGACCAGTAGCAAACTACAGTCTCAAATAAAGAGTAATCACATTATTGCGCCAGTACAGACGATGCATGATCACATCACTGATTTAACGGGTCAATTGAACCTTATCGCACACTACTGTGATACTCAAACTGCGCGATTCGATAATCCAGAAAACCGTTTCCGCTTTGAGCACGGCAAACTACCTGATGGGCTATTAAGCCAAGCTGAAAACCTCGCCACAACATCAAACAAAGCACTAAAACAGTTTAATAAGATGCAAACCTTATTGGCTGAAGCGATAAAAGATGGTGAAATTCCCAAGCACCAAGCTGAACAGCTTTTATCAGAAACAGGCTTTATGTTACAACGACTTGAAAACCTGCAAAAGCTGTGGAAGATGATGGCCAAGGTTGATAATGCTAAGGGTGCACCTATGGCCCGCTGGATAGAGTTACTCACAGGAAAACAACTAGATTACCTGTTCAATGCATCTCCTATTGAAGTTGGTTTTATGCTTGAAAAGCTGCTTTGGGAGAAAGCCGCTGGCGTCGTTTTGTGTAGCGCCACATTAAGATCGTTAAATAATTTTGATCACTTTACTCGACAAGTTGGCTTATCGGTAAACGATGGTAGTCGCTTTTTAGCGTTAGATTCTCCCTTCGATTTCGAACAAAATGCAACACTGTATCTGCCAAAAATGAAAACTGAACCAACTGATGATAAATATACTGAAGAGTTAGCTGAGCAGATCATTACCTTAGTCGATGGTGAACAAGCGACCTTAGTGCTATTTGCATCATATTGGCAGATGGAAAAAGTATTTGACCTCGTTGAAAATAAGATTAAAACAGGTCTGCAGATCCAAGGTACCGCTTCAAGACAAGATATACTCACTAAACATAAGCAGAGATGTGATAACAACGAACCAAGTATTATTTTTGGCACCGGCAGTTTCTCCGAGGGACTCGATCTCCCAGGAGATTACTTAACCAACTTGATTATTACTAAGCTTCCTTTTGCAGTACCAACCTCACCTGTTGAGCAAGCTCATGCAGAATATATAAAGATTAAAGGGGGTAACCCTTTTCTGCAACTGACAATTCCAGACGCATCACGTAAATTGATACAAAGCTGTGGTAGATTACTGCGTAAAGAGCAAGATTATGGCCGTATAACCATTTTAGATAGAAGACTTGTTAGTAAAAGATATGGGAAGTCATTACTCGATGCTCTCCCTCCTTTTCGCCGTGTGATAGAGTAGGAATACCTTTGGATCTACTGCTAGAGCCCACTACTTGGGCCATTCTTGCTGGCAT is from Shewanella sp. MTB7 and encodes:
- a CDS encoding acetyl-CoA C-acetyltransferase, which produces MKKVFIVGAKRTALGSFGGTLASVPAHQLGGEAIKAALAQSQVLPEYLDEVIVGNVLSAGQGMGPGRQASRYAGVPDTIPAYTLNMICGSGMKVVIEAATKIKAGDADLIVAAGMENMSSAPYLLSSNNRFGSKMGNQELTDSMINDGLTDVFNQYHMGVTAENIASKYEITREQQDEFALRSQQRACAAIESGRFKDEIVPIEVTQRRKTFTFDTDEYPRADATIESLAKLRPAFKKEGSVTAGNSSGINDGGVAFVIASEEAVKKYNLQPLAEITSYGQGGLDPAFMGLGPVPAIKQALSRADMKLNQIELFELNEAFAAQAIGVMHALSEEHNTELSWFDDKTNLNGGAIALGHPLGASGGRVLTTLLYELQKQEFTYGLASLCIGGGMGTAIIIKRVLNKLDKS
- the dinG gene encoding ATP-dependent DNA helicase DinG; translation: MLSADVKTQIRSIYKDIAAALPNFRSRREQNYIVAEISKTLAGEYDKQRRIIVVEAGTGIGKSLAYLLGAIPLALANKKKVCIATATVALQEQLLHKDLPFFLAQSELNFTFGLVKGRQRYVCLSKLQMLIGADDGTQMAMWQTKPDTSQIAQLQALFKQYHEGKWNGERDTLTEQLPDHIWQQIACDKHSCHKQLASHRNCPFHKAREDIDTWDVLIANHSLLFADLELGGGVILPDPEDLYYIIDEAHHLPQVARDFSSAQSTLRGAIDWLEKIDKTSSKLQSQIKSNHIIAPVQTMHDHITDLTGQLNLIAHYCDTQTARFDNPENRFRFEHGKLPDGLLSQAENLATTSNKALKQFNKMQTLLAEAIKDGEIPKHQAEQLLSETGFMLQRLENLQKLWKMMAKVDNAKGAPMARWIELLTGKQLDYLFNASPIEVGFMLEKLLWEKAAGVVLCSATLRSLNNFDHFTRQVGLSVNDGSRFLALDSPFDFEQNATLYLPKMKTEPTDDKYTEELAEQIITLVDGEQATLVLFASYWQMEKVFDLVENKIKTGLQIQGTASRQDILTKHKQRCDNNEPSIIFGTGSFSEGLDLPGDYLTNLIITKLPFAVPTSPVEQAHAEYIKIKGGNPFLQLTIPDASRKLIQSCGRLLRKEQDYGRITILDRRLVSKRYGKSLLDALPPFRRVIE